The Blautia hydrogenotrophica DSM 10507 genome window below encodes:
- a CDS encoding helix-turn-helix domain-containing protein, with protein sequence MKQSSYKGKSPLPDFVIDAACAGNAEAVERVLQHYDGYINKLCTRTLYDGSGQPHICIDEYMKRRLQIKLIHSIVSPIGD encoded by the coding sequence ATGAAGCAATCCAGTTACAAGGGCAAAAGCCCTCTACCTGATTTTGTGATCGACGCGGCCTGCGCCGGTAACGCCGAAGCCGTGGAGCGTGTCTTGCAGCATTATGACGGCTACATCAATAAGCTGTGTACCCGGACGCTCTATGACGGCAGCGGCCAGCCTCATATCTGCATTGACGAGTATATGAAGCGCCGATTGCAAATCAAGCTGATCCATTCCATCGTTAGTCCCATTGGCGACTGA
- a CDS encoding excisionase, which yields MSNNDVPIWEKYTLTIEEASKYFRIGENKLRRLAEENPTAGWVILNGNRIQIKRKQFEKIIDSLDTI from the coding sequence ATGAGTAATAACGATGTGCCTATTTGGGAAAAATACACGCTCACCATTGAGGAAGCGTCCAAATATTTTCGGATCGGGGAAAACAAACTGCGTCGGCTTGCCGAGGAAAACCCCACCGCTGGCTGGGTGATCTTAAACGGCAACCGCATCCAGATCAAGCGGAAGCAGTTTGAAAAAATCATTGATTCCCTTGACACAATATAG
- a CDS encoding tyrosine-type recombinase/integrase: MPRKERDEKRRDNKGRLLKSGESQRSDGRYAYKYIDTFGETQFVYSWKLVPTDKVPAGKRPCLSLREKIKQIQKDLDDGIDTIGKKMTVCQLYEKYTRQRGNVRKGTQKSRQQLMKLLSEDKLGAASIDSVKLSDAKEWALRMQEKGVAYNTICNSKRSLKAIFYMAVQDDCLRKNPFDFQINEVINDDTVPKVPLTPTQENELLDFMQNDSVYAKYYDEVVILLETGLRISELCGLTPADLNFEKRFVNVDHQLLRSTEDGYYIEAPKTESGFRQVPMSAAAYEAFERVLKKRRDGKGIEVDGYKDFLFLNRDGLPKTAVNYDAMFKCLAKKYNKCHKEPLPDVMTPHTMRHTFCTRMANAGMNPKALQYIMGHANIVMTLNYYAHATFHSAQEEMERLQAKAKTTAEAKPEATAESAEETKAA, encoded by the coding sequence ATGCCAAGAAAAGAACGAGATGAAAAAAGACGGGACAACAAAGGCCGCCTTTTGAAGTCTGGAGAGAGCCAGCGATCAGATGGAAGATACGCTTACAAATACATTGACACCTTTGGAGAAACCCAGTTTGTTTACTCATGGAAGTTAGTACCTACCGACAAAGTACCTGCCGGAAAGCGGCCCTGTCTTTCCCTGCGCGAGAAGATCAAGCAGATACAGAAAGACCTTGACGACGGGATAGACACCATCGGCAAGAAAATGACCGTGTGCCAGCTTTATGAAAAGTACACCCGGCAGCGCGGGAATGTGCGGAAAGGAACCCAAAAGAGCCGCCAGCAGTTGATGAAACTTCTGTCCGAAGATAAGCTGGGCGCGGCCAGCATTGACAGCGTGAAGCTGTCCGACGCGAAAGAATGGGCCTTGCGTATGCAGGAAAAGGGCGTTGCCTACAACACCATCTGCAACAGCAAGCGTTCCTTAAAGGCCATCTTTTATATGGCAGTACAGGACGACTGCCTCCGCAAGAATCCCTTTGACTTCCAGATCAATGAGGTTATCAACGACGATACCGTACCAAAGGTGCCGCTTACCCCTACACAGGAAAACGAGCTTTTGGACTTCATGCAGAACGATTCCGTCTATGCCAAGTATTATGACGAGGTGGTGATCCTGCTGGAAACCGGGCTTCGTATTTCCGAACTCTGCGGCCTGACGCCCGCTGACCTGAATTTTGAAAAACGCTTTGTAAATGTAGACCACCAGCTTTTGAGAAGCACCGAGGATGGCTACTATATCGAAGCGCCAAAAACAGAAAGCGGATTCCGTCAAGTGCCCATGAGCGCAGCCGCCTATGAAGCGTTTGAGCGCGTGTTGAAGAAGCGCAGGGACGGCAAGGGCATTGAGGTTGACGGTTATAAGGATTTCCTGTTCCTGAACCGGGACGGCCTGCCCAAAACCGCCGTCAACTATGACGCCATGTTCAAGTGCCTTGCCAAGAAGTACAACAAGTGCCACAAGGAGCCGCTGCCCGATGTGATGACGCCGCACACCATGCGACATACATTCTGTACCAGAATGGCAAACGCGGGCATGAACCCCAAGGCGTTGCAGTACATCATGGGACACGCCAACATTGTAATGACGCTGAACTATTACGCCCACGCTACTTTCCATTCCGCACAGGAGGAAATGGAACGGCTGCAAGCCAAGGCAAAAACCACCGCAGAGGCCAAGCCGGAGGCTACGGCGGAAAGCGCCGAGGAAACCAAGGCGGCATAA
- a CDS encoding histidine kinase: MVRQKTDWGEVLWLTENKEILSIQGLQVGLVSLYAGSCQPKHIHYDEQVIYVVQGQAISVLDGEESHLRVGEFYHWKAGVEHRIYNTGNVPFQHLLVSNPVIEEVNQEFPEREEADKKPIAPDLIYIAAEAIRTQFLETLHYGYAIFDSLGNLILQSQYFPEFCVECCQPSNNAGICSCMRQVSPKEWEQEHVYYCKNGMEVYHYPICFRGVFLGYIQSGYIRHSGSGKGKIENVYDVPESVVAGIKSLLQRIVKAIKNFCEFEQFRRELMEKELCIASHEESQRILVKNLQDTQYAMTDLKISNHFLFNTLNSMASMALDGGLMPLYQSIVDLSKMFHYTLRTQNSTVPLGKEVEYVQAYLQLQKLRYEDDLEVIYKIDRKTLQARVPFNFLQPIVENAFVHGFSETVRKKIKIVSNRKKDMVEIKIINSGNKLTSQSCYVINQGIQSSTSHGLSMIYYKLQAVFGENCEFRIGSEKNGDTCFRIQIPFRVVSTERRLYDSGSDM; encoded by the coding sequence ATGGTTCGGCAGAAGACAGACTGGGGAGAAGTTCTCTGGTTGACAGAAAACAAAGAAATCTTATCAATACAAGGGCTACAGGTGGGGCTTGTGAGTCTCTATGCGGGGAGCTGCCAACCAAAGCATATTCATTATGACGAGCAGGTGATCTATGTTGTGCAGGGACAGGCAATTTCGGTTCTGGATGGTGAAGAGAGCCATCTCAGAGTCGGAGAGTTTTATCATTGGAAGGCTGGAGTAGAGCATAGGATTTATAACACTGGAAATGTCCCCTTTCAGCATTTGCTAGTCTCGAATCCCGTCATTGAGGAGGTTAACCAGGAATTTCCAGAGAGAGAAGAAGCTGACAAAAAGCCAATTGCACCGGATTTAATCTATATAGCGGCAGAGGCGATTCGAACCCAGTTTCTGGAGACTCTTCACTATGGCTATGCGATTTTTGATTCTCTTGGGAATCTGATTCTCCAAAGCCAGTATTTTCCAGAATTTTGTGTGGAATGCTGTCAGCCATCCAACAATGCGGGTATCTGTTCTTGTATGAGGCAGGTTTCACCGAAGGAATGGGAACAAGAACACGTTTACTACTGTAAAAATGGGATGGAAGTCTATCACTATCCGATCTGTTTTCGGGGTGTTTTCCTAGGCTATATCCAGAGTGGCTATATCCGGCATTCTGGGAGCGGAAAGGGAAAGATTGAGAATGTTTATGATGTCCCAGAAAGTGTGGTTGCGGGAATCAAATCTCTTTTACAGAGAATTGTGAAAGCGATTAAGAACTTTTGCGAATTCGAACAATTTCGCAGGGAGCTCATGGAAAAGGAGTTGTGTATTGCCTCTCATGAGGAGTCCCAGAGAATCCTGGTGAAGAATCTTCAGGATACGCAGTACGCCATGACAGACTTAAAAATCAGCAATCATTTTTTATTTAATACCTTAAACAGTATGGCGTCCATGGCGCTGGACGGTGGATTGATGCCGCTGTATCAGTCCATTGTGGACTTGTCGAAGATGTTCCATTACACGCTGCGGACTCAGAATTCCACGGTTCCTTTGGGAAAAGAAGTGGAATATGTGCAGGCATATCTACAGCTTCAGAAGCTGAGGTACGAGGACGATCTGGAAGTGATCTATAAAATTGACCGGAAGACACTACAGGCAAGGGTTCCGTTTAATTTTCTTCAGCCGATTGTGGAGAACGCGTTCGTACATGGATTTTCAGAGACAGTTCGAAAAAAAATAAAAATTGTCTCTAACAGGAAGAAAGATATGGTAGAGATCAAGATTATCAATTCGGGAAATAAATTGACTTCTCAGTCCTGTTATGTGATAAACCAAGGAATTCAAAGTAGCACTTCCCATGGACTGTCTATGATTTATTATAAATTGCAGGCTGTGTTTGGGGAAAATTGTGAGTTTAGGATCGGCTCTGAGAAAAATGGGGATACCTGTTTTCGGATACAAATACCATTTCGAGTGGTGAGCACGGAAAGGAGATTGTATGATTCGGGCAGTGATATGTGA
- a CDS encoding response regulator transcription factor: protein MIRAVICDDEKAALNIIRHFLDAQKLPIEIIGTAENGRDAWSLIKREKPDLVFMDIHMPYMNGFEIIQKMEDSKVIIITAYDSFEYAQKALRLGASDIISKPIEFGQLRQAIARAVGWKFTGNEIVNTILEYIYEHYAEKIELETLAGITFCSESHIARVFKKHTGMTIVSYVHKVRIEKSVQILEDGQMSVKEAAEAVGYQNLNNFYKYFKLYVGEPPASYVRKKRQA, encoded by the coding sequence ATGATTCGGGCAGTGATATGTGATGACGAGAAGGCGGCTTTAAATATTATTCGTCACTTTCTGGATGCACAGAAGCTTCCCATCGAGATCATTGGGACGGCGGAGAACGGGAGAGATGCCTGGAGCCTGATAAAGAGAGAAAAACCGGATTTGGTTTTCATGGACATCCACATGCCCTATATGAACGGGTTTGAGATTATCCAGAAGATGGAAGACAGCAAGGTGATTATCATCACCGCCTATGATTCTTTTGAGTATGCACAGAAAGCTCTCAGACTGGGAGCCAGCGATATCATATCAAAACCCATAGAATTTGGACAGTTAAGACAGGCGATTGCCCGTGCGGTGGGCTGGAAATTCACCGGCAACGAGATCGTGAATACGATTCTTGAATATATCTATGAACACTACGCTGAAAAAATAGAGTTGGAGACTCTGGCAGGCATTACCTTCTGTTCTGAGAGCCATATTGCGAGAGTTTTTAAGAAACATACGGGGATGACGATTGTTTCCTATGTGCATAAAGTGAGAATTGAGAAAAGCGTACAAATTCTAGAGGACGGACAGATGTCTGTCAAAGAGGCAGCTGAGGCGGTGGGATATCAGAATCTGAATAACTTCTATAAATATTTTAAGCTGTATGTAGGAGAACCACCGGCGTCTTATGTCAGAAAGAAGAGGCAGGCTTAG
- a CDS encoding D-serine ammonia-lyase translates to MEKIDGRKIAEEIPIIKDIQVEKEVVWVNPDKKAFVKSAKDSELAMADVEDAELRLKRFAPFIMRCFPETRDRGGIIESVLTPIPNMQGHINEKYGSELEGRLLLKQDSHLAIAGSVKARGGIYEVLKHTEDLALEHGLLSEGDSYEKLADEECRKFFQDYTVQVGSTGNLGMSIGIMSAAVGYKAIVHMSADAKQWKKDLLRSHGVTVMEYESDYSEAVKHGRELSDQNPKSYFVDDENSRNLFLGYAVAAKRLVSQLKERNVAVDAEHPMFVYIPCGVGGAPGGVTFGLKQVFQDAVHCFFVEPTQAPCMLVGMATGLNSRISVQDIGLTGLTHADGLAVGRPSGFVGGVMKTMLSGELTIQDGKLYDYMRDLLETEDIFLEPSACAAFQGPVKLNKSEELKRYVKENGLSDKMDQASHIVWATGGSLVPEKIREEYKNTYLV, encoded by the coding sequence ATGGAAAAGATAGACGGCAGGAAAATTGCGGAAGAGATTCCGATTATAAAAGATATACAGGTGGAAAAAGAAGTCGTCTGGGTGAACCCAGACAAGAAAGCGTTTGTTAAGAGCGCCAAAGACTCAGAGTTGGCTATGGCCGATGTGGAGGATGCGGAATTGAGATTGAAGCGCTTTGCTCCATTTATCATGAGGTGTTTTCCAGAGACGAGAGACAGAGGAGGAATCATAGAATCCGTTCTGACTCCGATTCCGAACATGCAGGGCCACATCAACGAGAAATATGGAAGTGAGTTAGAGGGAAGGCTCCTGTTAAAACAGGACAGTCATCTCGCGATTGCCGGTTCTGTAAAGGCCAGAGGCGGCATTTATGAGGTTCTGAAACACACGGAGGATTTGGCATTAGAACACGGTCTTCTGAGCGAAGGGGACAGCTATGAGAAGCTGGCAGATGAAGAATGCAGAAAATTCTTTCAGGACTACACGGTGCAGGTGGGGTCCACCGGAAATCTGGGTATGAGTATCGGTATCATGAGCGCAGCAGTGGGTTATAAGGCGATTGTCCATATGTCAGCGGACGCGAAACAATGGAAAAAAGATCTGCTGCGCAGCCATGGAGTGACGGTTATGGAATATGAATCGGATTATAGTGAAGCGGTAAAACACGGCAGAGAACTCTCTGATCAGAATCCGAAGAGTTATTTTGTGGATGATGAGAATTCCAGAAATTTATTTTTGGGCTATGCAGTGGCAGCGAAACGTCTGGTGAGCCAGCTGAAGGAACGGAACGTCGCTGTGGACGCAGAGCACCCTATGTTTGTGTACATCCCTTGTGGTGTGGGTGGAGCGCCGGGAGGCGTGACCTTTGGTTTGAAGCAGGTGTTTCAGGATGCGGTACACTGCTTTTTTGTGGAGCCGACCCAGGCACCTTGTATGCTGGTGGGAATGGCTACAGGACTGAACAGCAGAATTTCCGTTCAGGATATTGGGCTGACTGGCCTGACCCATGCGGACGGCTTGGCAGTGGGAAGACCGTCTGGTTTTGTGGGCGGCGTTATGAAGACGATGCTCAGTGGAGAATTGACAATACAGGATGGAAAGCTGTATGATTATATGAGAGATCTTTTGGAGACGGAGGATATCTTTCTCGAACCCAGCGCTTGCGCTGCTTTTCAGGGGCCAGTTAAGCTGAATAAGAGTGAGGAGCTGAAAAGATATGTGAAAGAGAATGGACTATCTGACAAGATGGACCAGGCTTCCCATATCGTGTGGGCTACCGGAGGCAGCCTGGTGCCGGAAAAAATTCGTGAGGAGTACAAGAACACGTACTTAGTGTAG
- a CDS encoding RidA family protein → MEKKIINTDKAPAAVGPYVQAIQKGNMLYASGQLGLVPETGVLAEGVQAQTKQSLANIQAVLDEAGFAKEDVVKTTVFLADIRDFAVVNEIYAEYFGDAKPARSCVEVAKLPKDGLVEIEFVAIK, encoded by the coding sequence ATGGAGAAAAAAATTATCAACACGGACAAAGCACCTGCAGCGGTAGGACCTTATGTGCAGGCAATTCAGAAAGGAAATATGCTGTATGCATCCGGTCAACTGGGCTTAGTGCCTGAGACAGGAGTATTGGCAGAAGGGGTGCAGGCACAGACAAAGCAGTCTCTGGCAAATATACAGGCAGTTTTGGACGAGGCAGGATTCGCAAAAGAGGATGTTGTAAAGACCACCGTATTTCTGGCGGATATTCGTGACTTTGCTGTTGTAAATGAGATTTATGCAGAATATTTTGGAGATGCAAAACCTGCTCGGTCCTGTGTGGAAGTGGCAAAGCTCCCCAAAGATGGTTTGGTGGAGATTGAATTTGTAGCTATAAAATAA
- a CDS encoding metal-dependent transcriptional regulator — MEKGNKLDGFSGKIGENIPSTNAEKEEDLLETLYLWWNRGKQITMSEICIHLNITKHEINYLVKQMVKHGYLKEPGKSKVLELTDFGKTQGAECLTRHQYLTQFLQMVCGLDEEQAQEDACRMEHVVSGGVIQGVCEFLKYGNTYDRVAKNLNLDTMYEEGNYIFRMGIYLTEQRYPRVLSEEFYEFSEKICMQIKKDTSYFYLQPITGNYSKKLWYKDEDRWIKAQRTELGFRIPSDIFSFTLSTVVPITEGDGIIAFTAEEEELPSDTKCRELNVHIW; from the coding sequence ATGGAAAAGGGAAATAAGCTTGATGGCTTCAGCGGGAAAATCGGAGAAAATATACCGTCTACCAATGCCGAAAAAGAGGAAGATCTTTTAGAAACTCTGTATCTGTGGTGGAATAGAGGAAAGCAGATTACGATGTCGGAGATTTGTATACATTTGAATATTACTAAGCACGAGATAAATTATCTTGTGAAACAGATGGTGAAACATGGGTATTTAAAAGAACCAGGGAAGAGTAAAGTCTTAGAACTTACTGATTTTGGAAAGACACAGGGAGCAGAATGCTTGACCAGACATCAATACCTGACACAGTTTTTGCAAATGGTCTGTGGATTAGATGAGGAGCAGGCTCAGGAGGACGCGTGTCGTATGGAGCATGTGGTTAGTGGTGGTGTGATTCAGGGAGTTTGTGAGTTTTTGAAGTATGGGAATACGTATGACCGTGTAGCAAAAAATTTGAATTTAGATACTATGTATGAGGAAGGAAATTATATTTTTCGCATGGGAATTTACCTGACAGAGCAAAGATATCCGAGAGTTTTATCCGAGGAATTTTATGAATTCTCGGAGAAGATATGTATGCAGATAAAAAAAGACACCAGTTATTTTTATCTTCAGCCGATAACAGGAAACTATTCAAAGAAATTGTGGTATAAAGATGAGGACAGATGGATAAAAGCGCAGAGGACAGAGCTGGGATTTCGGATTCCATCGGACATTTTTAGTTTCACACTGAGCACAGTAGTTCCCATCACAGAGGGAGATGGAATTATCGCATTTACGGCAGAGGAAGAAGAACTGCCGTCTGACACAAAATGCCGGGAATTAAATGTCCATATATGGTAA
- a CDS encoding heme-binding Shp domain-containing protein yields MKATKKELFAGLLSMVLALLLGIVIPVTPVKAASGTVYTCSVTPCYAHPVTGEIEDSGGEASYATGQGMVEGAVYTTGILEVTDSGEYYLTIRMSLMDLTSGHSFWVQNVGDSGWSTPAMGITGNGSDSNGNTADICIQVPSENCVVRGSMYVDLMGRDVIFYCYPSNFSEGNNTDMNATMVTSTAGSDDAANIASVDNSGTDTVDNSGSEYSGASNLQVQAAQETTSTPTPAPTATPVQSQAVDAGGEDKDKKTTKLQSSIDTPAIPSAEEPSTDSTLNKSQGLSLSTAEEGSGTMEAEGNSGGNQAVTLIIAITVSGLILMGAAAGIVYLFRKNWRRWGGGDDDDE; encoded by the coding sequence ATGAAGGCAACGAAAAAGGAACTATTTGCGGGATTGTTGAGCATGGTCCTTGCCCTTTTACTGGGGATAGTCATTCCTGTCACTCCGGTGAAGGCAGCGTCAGGAACAGTATATACTTGTTCGGTCACTCCCTGCTATGCACACCCGGTAACAGGCGAGATTGAAGACTCCGGTGGGGAGGCGTCCTATGCCACTGGTCAGGGTATGGTTGAGGGAGCTGTGTATACCACGGGTATCCTGGAAGTCACAGACAGCGGGGAATACTATCTGACGATTCGGATGAGTCTGATGGATTTAACCTCTGGTCATAGCTTTTGGGTACAGAATGTAGGAGATTCAGGCTGGTCGACGCCTGCGATGGGAATCACAGGAAACGGAAGCGATTCCAACGGCAATACGGCGGACATCTGTATTCAGGTTCCCAGCGAGAACTGCGTAGTCAGAGGCAGCATGTATGTGGACCTGATGGGAAGAGACGTAATTTTCTATTGTTATCCCAGCAATTTTTCCGAGGGTAACAACACGGATATGAACGCGACGATGGTGACTTCGACAGCAGGAAGTGATGACGCTGCAAATATAGCTTCGGTGGACAATTCAGGTACAGATACTGTGGACAATTCAGGTTCAGAATACTCCGGTGCTTCGAACCTTCAGGTACAGGCAGCTCAGGAGACGACGTCCACACCGACTCCCGCTCCTACGGCAACGCCGGTACAGAGTCAAGCGGTTGATGCAGGGGGAGAGGATAAGGATAAAAAGACGACAAAGCTACAGAGCAGTATTGATACCCCAGCGATTCCGTCGGCCGAAGAGCCTTCGACAGACAGTACCCTGAATAAATCCCAGGGGTTAAGCCTGTCTACGGCTGAGGAAGGTTCAGGAACCATGGAGGCAGAGGGGAACAGTGGGGGAAACCAGGCAGTGACTTTGATTATCGCGATTACGGTCTCAGGTTTAATTTTGATGGGAGCGGCTGCGGGAATTGTTTACTTGTTCCGAAAAAACTGGAGACGATGGGGCGGTGGTGATGACGATGATGAATAA
- the isdE gene encoding heme ABC transporter substrate-binding protein IsdE has product MMNKNVQRRLWLILALLAMALAASSLTGCVDQNRGDSNETITEAEGSEADHESTTTLLEIDDPQEKAAVEAAKKKVAAMDEEPRIVATSAATADICDRLNLDLVGICKATISDLPKEYQDLPQVGTAMAPDMEIVASLNPDWILSPASLQADQQPKYEAIDTDWAFLNLRSVPGMYRSIQELGEIFDRKEEAQKMVDEFTEFYDEYRDNNAGKEKPKVLVLMGLPGSYIIATENSYVGSLVELAGGENVYAGTGQEFLTVNTEDMKTKEPDVILRAAHALPDQVVEMFKEDFETNDIWKHFDAVKEDRVYDLTYELFGMSATFRYPEALEVLQPMLYPESKEDQKKAKKNSEKATRAAKDSEATEKTDEETLKETTK; this is encoded by the coding sequence ATGATGAATAAAAATGTGCAGAGAAGACTGTGGCTGATACTGGCTCTTTTAGCTATGGCTTTGGCAGCTTCTAGCTTGACAGGCTGTGTGGACCAGAATCGGGGAGACTCTAATGAGACTATTACAGAGGCTGAAGGCTCAGAAGCTGACCATGAGAGTACGACCACTCTGTTGGAGATCGACGACCCGCAGGAGAAGGCGGCAGTGGAGGCTGCCAAGAAAAAAGTAGCTGCGATGGATGAGGAACCACGGATTGTCGCTACTTCTGCGGCGACGGCGGATATCTGTGATAGATTGAATCTGGATTTGGTGGGAATTTGTAAAGCCACGATCTCTGATTTGCCAAAGGAATACCAGGATCTTCCTCAGGTGGGAACGGCAATGGCTCCTGATATGGAGATTGTTGCCTCTCTAAATCCAGACTGGATTTTAAGTCCTGCCAGCCTTCAGGCGGACCAGCAGCCGAAATATGAGGCGATTGATACGGACTGGGCTTTTTTGAATCTGAGAAGTGTGCCAGGTATGTATCGGTCTATTCAAGAACTGGGCGAGATTTTTGACAGAAAAGAAGAGGCCCAGAAGATGGTAGATGAATTCACAGAGTTTTATGACGAGTATAGGGATAACAATGCGGGCAAAGAAAAGCCGAAGGTGTTAGTGCTCATGGGGCTTCCGGGGTCCTATATCATTGCAACGGAGAATTCCTATGTGGGAAGCCTGGTTGAGCTGGCAGGTGGAGAGAATGTCTATGCCGGCACTGGACAAGAGTTCCTGACGGTGAACACAGAGGATATGAAGACGAAAGAGCCGGATGTAATTCTTCGCGCGGCCCATGCGCTTCCTGACCAGGTGGTGGAGATGTTTAAAGAGGATTTTGAGACCAATGATATCTGGAAGCACTTTGACGCGGTAAAAGAGGATAGGGTCTATGATCTGACCTATGAGCTGTTTGGAATGAGCGCCACCTTCCGTTATCCGGAGGCGTTAGAAGTGCTTCAACCGATGCTCTACCCGGAGAGTAAGGAAGACCAGAAAAAGGCAAAGAAGAACAGTGAAAAAGCGACGAGGGCGGCCAAGGATTCTGAAGCTACGGAGAAGACGGACGAAGAGACTCTGAAAGAGACTACTAAATAG
- a CDS encoding FecCD family ABC transporter permease, producing MARAVMSFAVMTVLLVILFFAAVNIGSLKVSFGDLLGGLFVKYNEDVATIYDLRFPRIIISMLAGAAIAVSGVLFQAVLKNPLADPGIIGISSGASFAAVLIIAFAPTLFFFTPLFAFLGGVLAFFLVYSLSWKGGLSPLRIILVGVAVNSMFTGLSSAMNSMSGGNMSGVASIVNGNITMKIWDDVKTLVPYVVIGLILAVIFSGKCNLLSLEDKTARSLGVNVNTMRITISLVAVLLASISTAVAGTISFLGLIVPHIGRILVGSDHKALIPFSMLFGAFTFLLADTIGRTIASPYEVSASIIMSVVGGPFFIILLRRSKKYAS from the coding sequence ATGGCCAGAGCAGTGATGTCTTTTGCGGTCATGACGGTTTTGCTGGTGATTTTGTTCTTTGCGGCGGTGAATATCGGAAGTCTGAAGGTCAGCTTTGGCGATTTGCTGGGTGGGCTTTTTGTAAAATATAACGAAGATGTGGCGACGATCTATGACCTGAGATTTCCGCGTATTATTATTTCTATGCTGGCGGGAGCAGCGATTGCGGTCTCTGGTGTGTTGTTCCAGGCGGTGTTGAAGAATCCGTTGGCAGACCCTGGAATCATCGGTATTTCCAGCGGAGCCAGCTTTGCGGCTGTATTGATTATAGCGTTTGCACCGACCTTGTTTTTCTTTACCCCTCTGTTTGCATTCTTGGGAGGCGTATTGGCGTTCTTTCTGGTCTACAGTCTGTCCTGGAAGGGTGGGCTAAGTCCTCTGAGAATCATTTTGGTCGGTGTCGCTGTGAACTCTATGTTTACTGGTCTGTCTAGTGCGATGAACTCTATGAGTGGAGGAAACATGTCAGGGGTGGCGTCTATCGTAAACGGCAATATCACAATGAAGATCTGGGACGATGTAAAGACGCTGGTTCCTTATGTCGTCATTGGATTAATTTTGGCGGTCATCTTCTCAGGAAAATGTAATCTGCTCTCCTTAGAGGATAAGACGGCGAGGAGCCTGGGAGTCAACGTCAATACCATGAGAATCACGATTTCCCTGGTGGCTGTGCTTTTGGCTAGTATCTCCACGGCAGTGGCGGGAACGATCAGTTTCCTCGGCTTGATTGTGCCGCATATTGGAAGAATCTTGGTCGGAAGCGATCACAAGGCTTTGATTCCGTTTTCCATGCTGTTCGGAGCGTTTACTTTTCTGCTGGCAGATACCATCGGAAGGACGATTGCGTCGCCGTACGAAGTGTCCGCATCCATTATCATGAGTGTGGTAGGTGGCCCATTCTTTATCATTCTGCTGAGGAGGTCGAAAAAATATGCAAGCTGA
- a CDS encoding ABC transporter ATP-binding protein, whose translation MEVKNLSFSYGKNKILKDVSFQIQDGQITTIMGANGSGKSTLFSLMTKNLYPRKGKIFLRGKNIQNLVLKDFARKVSIVHQYNTSSDDITVERMVSFGRTPHMKMMQGRSDEDERLIQWAMEVTNIEKYRNREASRLSGGQRQRVWIAMALAQNTKILFLDEPTTYLDIRYQIEILELVKKLNQEFGITIIMVLHDINQAIYFSDKVIGLKDGLVAVQGNPQDVISRESIKQLYGIELDVTQVEGKTFVLTV comes from the coding sequence ATGGAAGTGAAGAACTTGTCGTTTTCCTATGGTAAAAACAAGATTCTGAAGGACGTGTCTTTTCAGATTCAGGACGGACAGATCACGACGATAATGGGAGCCAACGGCAGTGGCAAATCCACGCTGTTCTCACTGATGACGAAAAATTTGTACCCCAGAAAAGGAAAGATTTTTCTCCGTGGGAAGAACATTCAAAATCTGGTATTGAAGGATTTTGCCCGCAAGGTCTCGATTGTACACCAATATAATACTTCCAGTGATGATATTACGGTGGAGCGGATGGTCTCCTTTGGTCGAACCCCTCATATGAAAATGATGCAGGGCAGAAGTGATGAGGATGAGAGATTGATACAGTGGGCGATGGAAGTGACAAACATTGAGAAATACCGAAACCGGGAGGCTTCACGGCTCTCCGGTGGTCAGCGCCAGAGGGTGTGGATTGCCATGGCTCTGGCCCAGAACACAAAGATTTTGTTTTTGGACGAACCTACTACATATCTGGATATCCGTTATCAGATCGAAATTTTGGAATTGGTGAAAAAACTGAATCAGGAGTTCGGAATTACCATCATCATGGTACTCCATGATATCAATCAGGCGATTTATTTTTCGGACAAAGTAATCGGTCTGAAAGACGGATTGGTGGCAGTGCAGGGAAATCCTCAGGATGTCATCAGCCGGGAGAGCATCAAGCAGCTGTATGGAATAGAATTAGACGTAACACAGGTGGAAGGAAAAACATTTGTATTGACAGTGTAG